The genome window AGAGCGTATCTGTATCTGTGGCATCGAGCCTCAATATTTGCTCAAAGACCTTGACTGCATCCTCTAGTTTTTCATCTGCCATGAGGTGGATTCCTTTCTTAAAGAGCTTATTTTTTTGATAATCTGGATTTACGATGCTTGTTTCTTTCTTATCTGTAACTTCTGGAAGGTTTTTGGCAGGATCGTCCATTTACCGTTAATGGTATGTCTTTTGAATAAATACTATTCCTGATTTACTCGTCATAAAACAGACAAATGATAGAAAATACAAAAATAGTTCCACATTAATGGTTGTATATTGCCTAGCGAAATGAAAAAATTAGAAATTCAAGGCGCGGCACCGTTTAAACAATCCGGCGTATATGAGGTTCAAATTTCAGTTTGCGGTGCACAACCGTCTGTGGACGAAATCAAAGGTAAGCGATTTAGCGCTTTATGGCAAGATATCTTCCACTTACATGTTAAAGACAACACGTTTTCCCAAATTTTAGGAAGCGATAGTAACCCAATCCCTGCATCTGTCTTTGATCTATCCTCAGTTTGGATAGTCGTACGTGACCAATTCTCATCATTATTCTCTGTATTTGAAGTGCAAATTAGGCAGCCTGAAGATGCCCCTTCCCCAAAGCAAAGAAAAAGAGAACCATCACCCGAGCCTGCAGAATCTATCTCATTTCATGATGATAAAAGATACGGTGTGAGAGAAGAACGCGGTCCTCCCGGACTTAGGGGTCCCACTGGCGACAAGGGTCCGACTGGTTCGCCTGGCGACAAGGGCGACAAAGGCCCATCTGGAGAAAAAGGAGACAAGGGCGACAAGGGTCCAACCGGTCCACCTGGC of Candidatus Nitrosotenuis sp. DW1 contains these proteins:
- a CDS encoding tetratricopeptide repeat protein; the protein is MDDPAKNLPEVTDKKETSIVNPDYQKNKLFKKGIHLMADEKLEDAVKVFEQILRLDATDTDTLLKLGYSKFHLDDYAGALQAYDKVLDIDVANSEAWNLKSLVNYEQKITERPLIA